The Methanocella arvoryzae MRE50 genome includes a region encoding these proteins:
- a CDS encoding WbqC family protein, which produces MVRVLTAHQPLYLPWLGFFQKVCMSDTFCLWDDVQFTSDSFIHRNSIKTANGPTLLTVPIHMEGFQNKTIKDMTIDNTQAWQSKHWNTIRTAYESSAPYFECYRDFFEDVYRRKWEKIMDLDEHLLKYLFKELKISVDYVKASDLGFEGRKNDRILDMCMKMNADLLIFGQSGETYADLAKYREAGKLLHFQKYKHPKYPQLHGPFAPNMSIIDLLFCFGEKSRDILERGNPTRQELINKYLSKN; this is translated from the coding sequence ATGGTCCGAGTTTTAACCGCTCATCAGCCACTGTATCTCCCATGGCTCGGGTTTTTCCAGAAAGTATGTATGAGCGATACCTTTTGCCTGTGGGACGACGTGCAGTTCACCAGCGATTCCTTCATCCACCGGAACAGCATCAAGACCGCAAACGGCCCGACACTGCTGACCGTACCCATCCACATGGAAGGCTTCCAGAACAAGACGATCAAAGACATGACCATCGATAATACTCAGGCCTGGCAGAGCAAGCACTGGAATACTATAAGGACCGCCTATGAGTCCAGCGCTCCATATTTTGAATGCTACCGGGACTTCTTCGAGGATGTCTACAGGCGGAAGTGGGAGAAAATCATGGATCTGGATGAGCATCTCCTGAAGTACCTGTTCAAGGAGCTCAAGATTAGCGTGGACTATGTGAAAGCCTCCGATCTGGGCTTCGAGGGCCGGAAAAACGACCGCATCCTTGACATGTGTATGAAGATGAACGCAGACCTGCTGATCTTCGGCCAGAGCGGGGAAACCTACGCTGATCTGGCCAAATACCGGGAGGCGGGAAAGCTGCTGCACTTCCAGAAGTATAAGCATCCGAAATACCCTCAGCTTCACGGGCCCTTCGCGCCCAACATGTCCATCATAGACTTACTCTTCTGCTTCGGGGAAAAGTCCCGGGACATCCTGGAACGGGGCAACCCGACAAGGCAGGAACTGATTAACAAGTACCTGTCGAAAAACTAG
- a CDS encoding GNAT family N-acetyltransferase, which yields MTIELIDDKQLWDDFVEASPYGLLFHRWEFLKLIEKHSGYKLLPYGVYLGNELICVFPLFLRKYPGLKMVFSPPPQTAVPYLGPVMTPAYDTIRQRSKEHYMSMVAGDIHEQIDRISPGYTHFVWVPGLLDVRPFKWNGYSAESLFTYTIDLTRPLDEIWKGFGKDCRERIRDFSRVSFTQEESDDLTTFYRLSEELYGQQGLSLPLLGQQYLEEVMRLFPDNLKMYFLRRDGEIVDIEGTYAYKNHFKLLWGISNEKYRGHQEYHTWDLIKKAKERGFKEFEIVGANTRRISHYQSKFNPSMSMYFSVQKMNAIGSVARWSYQNLIRRQPLKARAGE from the coding sequence TTGACAATCGAACTTATAGACGATAAGCAGCTGTGGGACGACTTCGTCGAAGCCAGCCCCTATGGTTTGCTCTTTCACCGCTGGGAATTTTTAAAGCTGATAGAGAAACATTCCGGCTATAAGCTGCTGCCTTACGGGGTTTACCTTGGGAACGAGCTCATCTGCGTGTTCCCGCTTTTCCTGCGCAAGTACCCCGGACTGAAGATGGTCTTTTCCCCGCCGCCCCAGACAGCGGTCCCATACCTGGGGCCCGTGATGACGCCCGCCTACGACACGATCAGGCAGCGCAGCAAGGAGCACTACATGTCGATGGTGGCCGGCGATATCCATGAGCAGATCGACAGGATCTCTCCGGGCTACACCCACTTTGTCTGGGTCCCCGGGCTGCTTGACGTCAGGCCGTTCAAATGGAATGGCTATAGCGCAGAATCGCTGTTTACCTACACCATCGATCTGACCCGGCCGCTGGACGAGATCTGGAAAGGCTTCGGGAAAGACTGCCGGGAGCGCATCAGGGACTTCTCCAGAGTCAGTTTCACCCAGGAAGAATCCGACGACCTGACTACCTTCTACCGCCTCTCGGAGGAACTTTACGGCCAGCAGGGCCTTAGCCTTCCTCTACTCGGCCAGCAGTACCTCGAGGAAGTCATGCGCCTCTTCCCCGACAACCTGAAAATGTACTTCCTGAGGCGGGACGGGGAGATCGTCGACATCGAAGGCACCTATGCCTACAAGAACCACTTCAAGCTCCTCTGGGGCATCTCCAACGAGAAGTACCGGGGCCACCAGGAATACCACACCTGGGACCTGATCAAGAAAGCTAAAGAGCGGGGCTTCAAGGAGTTCGAGATCGTCGGGGCGAATACCCGGCGCATCAGCCATTACCAGTCGAAGTTTAACCCGTCCATGAGCATGTACTTCTCGGTCCAGAAGATGAACGCCATAGGCAGCGTGGCAAGGTGGTCCTACCAGAACCTGATCAGGAGACAGCCGCTGAAAGCCCGTGCCGGGGAGTGA
- a CDS encoding PIG-L deacetylase family protein produces MVGRILVLSPHTDDGEISAGGSIVRFIEEGKELFYVAFSSCERSVPDDLPRDTLIKECMEATAELGIPRSHNILLDFDVREFHRYRQEILDEMIRIKKDIEPDLVITPSSFDTHQDHQVIYNESLRAFKKSSSLWGMEHPWNNLNFRTDIFIQLEDRHVRKKVAALKKYGSQSQRDYFSHEYINAHLLTRGMNIGAQYSEVFECVRLRV; encoded by the coding sequence ATGGTAGGCAGGATTCTGGTCTTATCACCTCACACCGACGACGGGGAGATTTCCGCCGGGGGCTCCATCGTACGGTTCATCGAAGAGGGCAAAGAGCTCTTTTACGTAGCCTTTTCGAGCTGTGAAAGGTCTGTACCCGACGATCTGCCCAGAGATACCTTGATCAAAGAATGCATGGAGGCCACGGCCGAGCTGGGCATACCCCGGAGCCACAACATCCTGCTCGACTTCGACGTGAGGGAGTTCCACCGCTACCGGCAGGAAATCCTCGACGAGATGATCCGGATAAAAAAGGACATCGAGCCCGACCTGGTCATCACCCCCTCCTCCTTCGATACTCACCAGGATCACCAGGTCATATACAACGAGTCCCTCAGGGCGTTTAAAAAATCCTCTTCTCTCTGGGGCATGGAGCACCCGTGGAACAACCTCAACTTCCGGACAGACATCTTCATCCAGCTGGAGGACCGCCACGTCCGGAAAAAAGTTGCAGCCCTGAAAAAGTACGGCTCCCAGAGCCAGCGGGACTACTTCAGCCACGAGTACATCAACGCCCACCTGCTCACCCGGGGTATGAATATAGGGGCGCAGTACTCGGAAGTGTTTGAGTGCGTCAGGCTGAGAGTATAA
- a CDS encoding polysaccharide deacetylase family protein, whose protein sequence is MACHVSEVLRHNRELWDQFSFKGISTLNQEYGHVRNVIGDRFLTRPYMSEYLRREGFSLEYPDGKGFAVCLTHDVDEIYPPLRHTALSSASSLTRGDLEGMKKHLLWRLKGKKYSPYINFREIMEIERRYGATSSFYFLATDKDVLRFRYDIEDLEGELGIVADGGCEVGLHGGYYAFDSPEKISEEKRRLEKVFNGKVTGYRNHYLRFRLPETWEYLRQAGFRYDTTIGNNRIAGFKNGLCHPYRPYDAIKNREIDIVELPLTLSDFTLMNTRVPFSRKWEIAKSLIDSAEKCGGVLTVLWHSDAFNNSHLSGWVKFYEKILKYCQSRNAWMASGREISGWVEDKI, encoded by the coding sequence ATGGCCTGTCACGTCAGCGAAGTGCTCCGGCATAACCGGGAGCTGTGGGACCAGTTTTCTTTTAAGGGCATCTCCACACTGAACCAGGAATACGGGCACGTCCGCAACGTTATCGGAGACCGCTTTCTCACCCGGCCGTACATGTCGGAGTACCTCAGGAGGGAAGGCTTCTCTCTCGAATACCCGGACGGCAAGGGATTTGCCGTCTGTCTCACCCACGACGTGGACGAGATTTATCCCCCGCTTCGCCACACAGCCCTTTCCTCTGCCAGCAGCCTGACCCGGGGAGACCTGGAGGGCATGAAAAAGCACCTCTTGTGGAGGCTGAAGGGGAAAAAGTACAGCCCCTACATCAACTTCAGGGAGATCATGGAGATCGAGCGGCGCTACGGTGCGACGTCGTCCTTCTACTTCCTGGCCACTGACAAAGACGTGCTGCGGTTCCGGTACGATATAGAGGATCTGGAAGGAGAGCTGGGAATCGTGGCGGATGGCGGCTGCGAGGTGGGATTACATGGAGGCTACTACGCGTTCGACAGCCCGGAAAAGATCAGTGAGGAGAAGCGCAGGCTGGAAAAAGTGTTCAACGGCAAGGTTACCGGCTACCGGAACCACTACCTGCGGTTCAGGCTGCCAGAGACATGGGAATACCTGCGGCAGGCTGGCTTTAGGTATGACACCACTATAGGCAACAACCGGATCGCAGGCTTTAAGAACGGGCTCTGTCACCCCTACAGGCCATATGATGCCATTAAAAACAGAGAGATCGATATCGTGGAGCTACCCCTGACTCTGTCGGACTTCACGCTGATGAATACGAGAGTCCCGTTCAGCAGGAAGTGGGAGATAGCGAAGAGCCTCATCGATAGTGCCGAGAAGTGCGGGGGCGTGCTCACCGTGCTGTGGCACAGCGACGCGTTCAACAACAGCCACCTGAGCGGCTGGGTGAAGTTTTACGAAAAGATCCTGAAGTACTGCCAGAGCAGAAATGCATGGATGGCCTCTGGCAGGGAAATTTCGGGCTGGGTGGAAGATAAAATATAA
- a CDS encoding DUF354 domain-containing protein produces MVLPEPDQETAAESPCRGVNRPQALYFWLFDNKELIIIKVLILVDHPAQIHLYRNMIKQMEGRGHKVKIAACVKEVMLDLLDSYGLDYGVLFNNEGGPLYKKAVVAALGEVQMLRLTAGFRPDIFFSATSEIVAPAKLVFRKPHIGITDTEHASLSNAFAYPATDVILTPSSFKNDLGAKQVRFEGCKELAYLHPNHFKPDPTVLDELGLSKNDNIFMLRFAAFNAGHDVRSQKFGAKYVPELIRRLEKHGEIIISSEVPLSHSLQKYQRNLSPARYLDLMAYSSLYVGEGSSSANEAGILGVPSLHFERLSDGSKTYGATAICGIMAELQARYGLIYSFHEEEKLLAKLDEIMADLGKAKRDWMAKRERFLKDKIDVTSFMAWFLENYPASLAEVRQNPARQHSFK; encoded by the coding sequence GTGGTCCTACCAGAACCTGATCAGGAGACAGCCGCTGAAAGCCCGTGCCGGGGAGTGAACCGGCCTCAGGCACTATATTTCTGGCTATTTGACAATAAGGAGTTGATTATCATCAAAGTTCTCATCCTCGTAGATCACCCGGCCCAGATCCACCTGTACAGGAACATGATCAAGCAGATGGAGGGGCGGGGGCACAAGGTGAAGATCGCCGCCTGTGTCAAAGAAGTGATGCTCGACCTGCTGGACTCATATGGCCTGGACTACGGCGTGCTGTTCAACAACGAAGGCGGCCCGCTCTACAAAAAGGCCGTGGTAGCAGCGCTGGGGGAAGTCCAGATGCTCAGGCTGACCGCGGGCTTCCGCCCCGACATCTTCTTCAGCGCCACATCGGAGATCGTGGCACCAGCGAAGCTGGTATTCAGGAAGCCCCATATAGGAATAACCGATACGGAGCATGCCAGCCTCTCGAATGCATTTGCCTATCCTGCCACAGACGTGATCCTGACCCCCTCCAGCTTCAAGAACGACCTCGGAGCCAAGCAGGTCAGGTTCGAGGGCTGTAAGGAGCTAGCTTATCTGCACCCGAACCATTTCAAGCCGGACCCCACAGTACTGGACGAGCTGGGGCTGTCTAAAAATGACAACATTTTCATGCTGAGGTTCGCCGCTTTCAACGCAGGCCACGACGTCCGGAGCCAGAAGTTCGGGGCAAAATACGTTCCGGAGCTCATCAGGCGGCTAGAAAAGCACGGGGAGATCATCATCTCCTCTGAAGTACCTCTCAGCCACAGCCTTCAGAAGTACCAGCGCAACCTCAGCCCCGCCAGGTACCTGGACCTGATGGCCTACTCAAGTCTCTACGTAGGCGAAGGCTCATCCAGCGCTAACGAGGCGGGCATCCTCGGGGTCCCGTCCCTGCACTTCGAGAGGCTCAGTGATGGCAGCAAAACCTACGGGGCCACCGCGATCTGCGGAATTATGGCAGAGCTCCAGGCCCGGTACGGGCTGATATACAGCTTCCATGAAGAAGAAAAGCTGCTGGCTAAGCTGGACGAGATCATGGCTGACCTCGGAAAGGCGAAGAGAGACTGGATGGCAAAACGGGAGCGGTTTTTAAAGGACAAGATCGACGTGACCTCGTTCATGGCATGGTTCCTGGAAAACTATCCGGCCAGCCTGGCAGAGGTACGGCAGAATCCGGCCAGGCAGCATAGCTTCAAGTGA
- a CDS encoding RIO1 family regulatory kinase/ATPase domain-containing protein, with protein MIMTRMSAEQCEPKKVFIPAPDRLLRRIIYVVLMNRAVEAVLVSLIAIGFLLTSIIDGIIGTRVERQFIASLRSVSKDRLSPLRRAQIRYIFRCHYGLSRIGIKLAGGSYWLSIPCVVKGRREGRPVKYLAKIINDQSAVKHRYMTMLRNLGIIAGGAEMWFETYEDARDMASFERHCLSRLREEGVNAPAVLGMHQLNEDDYMLVTEFIEGRTLSDVAMGVEEISEVLAILKKMHDSKVIHGDIKLDNFLYSDGKIYLVDCLKIGHTALPVAQAFDLICALCSLCEKAPVDTVISLARSHFTENELLYAGTLLDIAVAKADIDLSPEKSRELRRELGNPV; from the coding sequence ATGATAATGACCCGGATGAGCGCTGAACAGTGTGAACCGAAGAAAGTTTTCATCCCGGCACCGGACCGGCTGCTGAGAAGGATTATCTACGTCGTGCTGATGAACAGAGCCGTAGAAGCAGTCCTGGTATCGTTGATAGCCATCGGTTTCCTGCTCACTTCGATCATTGACGGCATCATCGGGACAAGGGTGGAGAGGCAGTTCATCGCCAGCCTTCGCAGCGTGTCGAAGGACAGGCTGAGCCCATTGCGGCGGGCGCAGATCAGGTACATTTTCCGGTGCCATTACGGCCTCTCCCGGATAGGGATAAAGCTTGCCGGAGGCTCTTACTGGCTGTCGATCCCGTGCGTGGTGAAGGGCAGGAGAGAGGGCAGGCCGGTGAAGTACCTCGCCAAGATCATCAATGACCAGAGCGCTGTCAAGCACAGGTATATGACCATGCTGCGCAACCTGGGGATCATCGCCGGCGGCGCGGAGATGTGGTTCGAAACCTATGAAGACGCCAGAGACATGGCGAGCTTCGAGCGCCACTGCCTCTCCCGGCTGAGAGAAGAGGGAGTAAATGCTCCGGCAGTCCTGGGAATGCACCAGCTGAATGAAGACGACTATATGCTCGTGACCGAGTTCATCGAAGGCAGGACTCTTTCAGATGTAGCCATGGGCGTCGAGGAGATCTCGGAAGTGCTTGCGATCCTGAAGAAGATGCACGACAGCAAGGTCATCCACGGGGACATCAAGCTCGATAACTTTCTCTACTCTGACGGGAAGATCTACCTTGTAGACTGCCTGAAAATCGGCCATACAGCACTCCCGGTGGCACAGGCCTTCGACCTGATCTGCGCATTGTGCTCGCTCTGCGAAAAAGCGCCCGTCGATACAGTGATCAGCCTGGCCCGGAGCCATTTTACCGAGAACGAGCTACTCTATGCCGGCACCCTGCTGGACATTGCGGTCGCCAAGGCCGACATCGACCTGTCCCCGGAGAAAAGCCGGGAGCTAAGGCGAGAGCTGGGGAACCCTGTGTAG
- a CDS encoding polysaccharide deacetylase family protein: protein MQRGNTIEDQSISITVDIEDWYHVPSVCGSPYSEFRDTVDFFSKWKDRYDYLTGPTMRTLDILDRFDVRATFFVVGEVVEHYPGLVEAISARGHEIACHSLRHPCIINPRTKEPAMDPEVFKAATLLAKRMLEKASGKKVIGYRAPNALISGWMIDALEEIDFEYDSSVNVNSFFHKTGSPVDDVTTIPYYPRRSSLSVGEKRGIVEFPWARFEAGVKIPAYGGPILRFLGSSIIL, encoded by the coding sequence ATGCAGAGAGGTAATACCATCGAAGACCAGAGCATTTCCATTACTGTCGACATCGAGGACTGGTATCACGTACCGTCGGTTTGCGGCTCGCCATATTCAGAATTCAGGGATACGGTGGACTTTTTCAGCAAGTGGAAGGACAGGTACGATTACCTGACCGGGCCTACGATGAGGACTCTCGACATCCTGGACCGCTTCGATGTCAGGGCCACTTTTTTCGTCGTGGGAGAAGTGGTCGAGCACTATCCGGGGCTGGTGGAGGCGATCTCGGCAAGAGGCCACGAGATCGCCTGCCATAGTCTGCGTCATCCCTGCATCATCAACCCCAGGACTAAAGAGCCGGCCATGGACCCCGAGGTGTTTAAGGCGGCCACTCTGCTGGCGAAACGAATGCTCGAGAAGGCTTCCGGGAAGAAGGTCATCGGGTACCGGGCGCCGAATGCTCTGATCTCGGGCTGGATGATCGATGCCCTGGAAGAAATTGACTTCGAATACGACTCTTCCGTCAACGTGAACTCCTTTTTCCATAAGACCGGCAGCCCGGTCGACGACGTTACCACAATTCCATACTACCCGCGCAGGTCCAGCCTGAGCGTCGGGGAGAAGCGCGGCATCGTGGAGTTCCCCTGGGCCCGGTTCGAGGCGGGGGTGAAAATACCGGCGTATGGAGGGCCCATATTGAGGTTCCTCGGCTCCAGCATCATCCTCTAG
- a CDS encoding RIO1 family regulatory kinase/ATPase domain-containing protein, whose translation MISWRDALLKVAYRVLNNAVVEALMVAFIAIVYIVVKAADRVLHTHIRRRLIDWIHGISRDDLNVFRKAQIRYVFRKKYGLKKIKIGLAGGSYWMSIPCVVEGVDRRTKQPKKFLAKIINDRSALMHRYMTILRNLGVLAERATLAFDGHEGAQDMIEFERNSLMLLKNRRVNVPEVFGTHKLNHDDYVLVMQFIEGRPLSKVELTDEVIGQVFSTLKAMEDTGVFHGDIKLDNFLYSDGRLYVVDCLKIDRRELWRANDFDLICAICALSQQVPVSRVFEQALKYHPEEELQRAGSLLGVAVNKVDLDLPVETIEEIRARLKIRQPVPAR comes from the coding sequence ATGATCTCCTGGAGAGATGCCCTGCTGAAAGTTGCTTACAGGGTGCTGAACAACGCCGTAGTCGAAGCCCTGATGGTCGCCTTTATCGCGATAGTCTACATAGTGGTCAAGGCTGCTGACCGGGTTTTGCACACTCACATCAGGCGCCGGCTGATCGACTGGATCCACGGCATCTCCCGGGACGACCTGAACGTGTTCCGCAAAGCCCAGATCAGGTACGTGTTCCGCAAGAAGTACGGGCTGAAGAAGATAAAGATCGGGCTGGCCGGAGGCTCCTACTGGATGTCCATTCCCTGCGTGGTGGAAGGCGTGGACAGGCGGACGAAGCAGCCCAAAAAGTTCCTGGCGAAGATCATTAATGACCGCAGTGCCCTGATGCACAGGTACATGACGATCCTCCGGAACCTGGGCGTGCTGGCAGAGAGAGCGACCCTGGCCTTCGACGGCCATGAGGGAGCGCAAGACATGATCGAGTTCGAGCGCAACTCCCTGATGCTGCTGAAGAACCGCCGGGTGAACGTGCCCGAGGTCTTCGGCACTCACAAGCTCAACCACGACGACTATGTGCTGGTCATGCAGTTCATCGAAGGCAGGCCGCTGTCCAAAGTGGAGCTGACCGACGAGGTGATCGGCCAGGTATTCTCGACACTGAAGGCGATGGAGGATACCGGCGTATTCCACGGGGACATCAAGCTGGATAACTTTTTGTACTCCGACGGCCGCCTGTACGTCGTCGACTGCCTCAAAATAGATCGCAGGGAGCTGTGGAGGGCGAACGACTTCGACCTCATCTGCGCCATCTGTGCGCTATCCCAGCAGGTGCCTGTCAGCCGGGTTTTTGAGCAGGCGCTAAAATATCACCCGGAGGAAGAGCTGCAGAGGGCCGGGAGCCTCCTCGGGGTGGCCGTGAACAAAGTGGACCTGGATCTACCGGTAGAAACTATAGAGGAGATCAGGGCCAGGCTGAAGATCAGGCAGCCCGTCCCGGCCAGGTAA
- a CDS encoding polysaccharide deacetylase, with the protein MFYFHPIDISDEEFPRVGKNRPGYWMIKGSIVEKRITRILSSLKKVTKMTLSEALVNCDIAGCKRAITGVPSEADNVLSA; encoded by the coding sequence GTGTTCTACTTCCACCCCATCGACATCTCTGACGAAGAGTTCCCCCGGGTGGGAAAGAACAGGCCAGGGTACTGGATGATCAAGGGAAGCATCGTAGAAAAGCGGATCACCCGCATCTTAAGCTCGCTCAAGAAGGTCACCAAGATGACCCTGAGCGAAGCGCTGGTAAACTGCGATATCGCAGGATGCAAGAGAGCCATCACCGGGGTCCCGAGCGAAGCTGATAATGTATTATCAGCATAG
- a CDS encoding Lrp/AsnC ligand binding domain-containing protein — MYTSFIGLCIDLDREDRLTEALIGMDGVAEVYTMMQPFDLFVKVRAENLKKLESTVQEILNLDGVQRSYNFLTVQQKKG, encoded by the coding sequence ATGTATACCTCATTTATCGGACTCTGCATCGACCTCGACCGGGAAGACCGGCTGACAGAAGCTCTGATCGGCATGGATGGCGTGGCAGAAGTTTACACTATGATGCAGCCGTTCGATCTCTTCGTCAAAGTCCGGGCGGAAAATTTAAAAAAGCTGGAATCCACCGTCCAGGAAATCCTGAACCTCGATGGGGTCCAGAGATCCTACAATTTCCTGACCGTGCAGCAGAAAAAAGGTTAA
- a CDS encoding DUF1616 domain-containing protein, whose product MAMWSIENFGFVRDIRTKFRGKFILDLYLIILISVLMIVLTYTPFFSDSIFRAILAFPATLFAPGYAMVTAMFPRRSDMGNIARMTMSVTLSIIIVPLIGMALNYTFLGVHLDPILICVTIFTLACSALAIVSRFKVPADEMFYPDIPAAVKSLFWGDRSQIDKVLGIAIVAALLVSAGTVSYMVFMPGQVEQFTEFYLTGPEHNIGGYPSDFVLGEQLPVIVGIVNHEKREMTYDLQIQLVDNNTTTVLSTERVVLGDNQTWEKTAQIKPDRLGTRMKLDFLLYADGNTAIPYHQCRLWINVTDQRKNTTASAGNTSMKPSPGAR is encoded by the coding sequence ATGGCAATGTGGAGCATAGAGAATTTTGGGTTTGTCAGGGACATCCGGACAAAATTTCGGGGGAAATTCATCCTCGACCTGTATCTAATCATACTGATATCCGTGCTGATGATTGTGCTCACCTATACGCCCTTCTTCAGCGACAGCATCTTCCGGGCAATCCTGGCTTTTCCGGCAACCCTGTTCGCCCCGGGATATGCGATGGTCACAGCCATGTTTCCCAGGAGGAGCGACATGGGCAACATCGCCCGGATGACGATGTCGGTGACCCTGAGCATCATTATCGTCCCCCTGATCGGGATGGCGCTGAACTACACGTTCCTTGGAGTGCACCTCGACCCTATCCTCATCTGTGTCACAATCTTCACCCTCGCCTGCTCGGCACTGGCGATTGTGAGCCGGTTTAAGGTGCCTGCCGACGAGATGTTTTACCCCGACATACCTGCAGCTGTAAAATCCTTATTTTGGGGAGACAGGAGCCAGATCGATAAAGTTTTAGGCATAGCGATCGTGGCAGCCCTTCTCGTCTCCGCGGGCACTGTCTCATATATGGTGTTCATGCCGGGGCAGGTGGAGCAGTTTACCGAGTTCTACCTCACGGGGCCTGAGCACAATATCGGCGGGTATCCCTCCGACTTCGTGCTGGGCGAGCAGTTGCCTGTGATCGTAGGTATCGTCAACCATGAGAAACGTGAGATGACGTACGACTTACAGATTCAGCTGGTCGACAACAATACGACGACCGTGCTGAGCACGGAGCGCGTGGTGCTGGGCGATAACCAGACGTGGGAAAAGACTGCCCAGATCAAGCCGGACCGGTTGGGGACCAGGATGAAGCTGGACTTCCTGCTGTACGCGGACGGTAATACGGCAATACCATATCACCAGTGCAGGCTCTGGATCAACGTGACCGACCAGCGGAAGAACACCACTGCCAGTGCCGGAAATACGTCAATGAAACCCTCTCCAGGGGCCCGGTAG